The Candidatus Methylacidiphilales bacterium genomic interval TGATGGGGATAGGTTTCGGGGGTTAGGATTCCGTTAAAAGGTTCTGGCCAGCGTGTCGAGCCGTCCGCGGAGGGAGCCATCCCAGACGTCGGAGCCGACGCGGATGCGGAGTCCGCCGAGGAGTTCGGGTTTGACCTCGGAGCGGATGCGGATGCGCTCTCCGAACCGTTGGCGGAGGGCGGTGGCGATGCCGACCTCGGCAGCGCCCAGGGGGACAGGGCTCTGGATCACCGCGGTGGAATTGGCCTCGTCGACGGCAACCAGGCGGGCGAGGTGCTGGAGGATGGCGAGGTAGTGGCGGGGTTTTTCCGCGCCCAGCCATTTCACCGTTTCACGCACACGCGACTCATCCAGGCGTCCTTCCGGACGGCAGACTTGGAGGAGGCGCTTGGCGGAAGCGCGGGCTTTGCGGGGGATCTTCATTTCAGGAAAGGCTGCCCAGGGCTTCCTTTTGCAGGCGGGCTTGGTCTTCCGGGGTCAGCGTGCGGCCGACAACCTTGGCGGTGGTGGCAACGACCAACTGGCCCATCTGCTGCTTGATCTCGGACATGATGCGCTCGCGGTCGCGGGCAGAGGCTTCTTCGGCCTTGCGCAGGACGTTCTCGGCCTGGGCGATGGCTTCCTGGATCTTCTGGCCCCCGATCTTGTCCGCACTGGCGCGGGCTTCTTCGATCAGGGCGGTGGCCTGTTCGTTGGCTTTTTTGATCAATTCAGCACGGGTTTTTTCGGCTTCTTCCAGTTCCTGCTTGATGCGTTCGGCGTTGCGGAGGCTCTGCTCGATGTTCTTTCTCCGCTCATCCAGGACGGCCAGAACCGGCCCGAAGGCGAATTTTTTTAAGGCC includes:
- the atpF gene encoding F0F1 ATP synthase subunit B; this encodes MFTFLLAETAHAEAAASGDIAHDLAAKFHDLGVYLPGLVSQIVVFLLLGLALKKFAFGPVLAVLDERRKNIEQSLRNAERIKQELEEAEKTRAELIKKANEQATALIEEARASADKIGGQKIQEAIAQAENVLRKAEEASARDRERIMSEIKQQMGQLVVATTAKVVGRTLTPEDQARLQKEALGSLS
- a CDS encoding F0F1 ATP synthase subunit delta, giving the protein MKIPRKARASAKRLLQVCRPEGRLDESRVRETVKWLGAEKPRHYLAILQHLARLVAVDEANSTAVIQSPVPLGAAEVGIATALRQRFGERIRIRSEVKPELLGGLRIRVGSDVWDGSLRGRLDTLARTF